A single window of Gossypium arboreum isolate Shixiya-1 chromosome 13, ASM2569848v2, whole genome shotgun sequence DNA harbors:
- the LOC128286819 gene encoding uncharacterized protein LOC128286819 — MQKLAKLYISVIVRLHGVPVSIISDRNPCFTSRIWQKLHEALGSRLDFNTAFHPQTDGQPKRTKLGERRVLGPDLILEAEDKGQLIREHLKTASDRQKSYADLKRKDIEFSVGDLAFLKVSPWKKLELPQKLDHIHGVFHVSMLKRYDSDPMHIVPMEEIEVRPDLTFKEPVQILDRDVKVLRRKSIPLVKVLWRNHNTEEAT, encoded by the exons ATGCAAAAGCTAGCTAAGCTCTATATTTCCGTGATAGTGAGGTTGCATGGGGTTCCTGTTTCGATCATCTCTGATAGGAATCCTTGTTTTACATCTCGGATTTGGCAGAAACTTCATGAGGCGTTAGGTTCTCGTTTGGATTTcaatactgcttttcatcctcagacagatggtcagccGAAAAGG ACTAAGTTGGGTGAGAGACGTGTTCTAGGTCCAGATCTGATTTTAGAGGCTGAGGATAAGGGTCAGTTGATTCGAGAGCATCTGAAAAcggcttctgatagacagaagtcttatgctgatttgaagaGGAAGGACATCGAGTTTTCTGTGGGGGACTTGgcctttcttaaagtttcgccatggaagaag TTGGAGTTACCTCAAAAGTTAGATCATATTCATggtgtttttcatgtctcgatgttgaAACGTTACGACTCTGATCCCATGCACATTGTGCCTATGGAGGaaattgaggttagaccagatctgacGTTCAAGGAGCCAGTTCAAATTTTGGATCGTGACGTTAAAGTCCTGCGTAGGAAATCTATTCCtttggtgaaggtgttgtggcggaATCATAACACTGAGGAGGCTACTTGA